Proteins co-encoded in one Arthrobacter alpinus genomic window:
- a CDS encoding ABC transporter permease has translation MEANFRIPLGDWVEVGLDWLTTTLDGFFLLVRTVLVGAYDGLEWLLQAPPYWAIIVVFAAIAWWASGWKLGVGTAAGFLVIVGVNQWENAMNSLALVVIATVVAVVISIPLGIWAARSDRASAIIKPILDFMQTMPAMVYLIPALVMFRVGVVPGIVATIIFSMAPGVRFTELGIRGVDKEVVEAGHAFGSSPSKILRQIQLPLARPTIMAGVNQVIMLSLSMVVIAGMVGAGGLGGDVVASLSRIDAGLGFEAGIAVVILAIFLDRVTASFGTNATKKRSKQ, from the coding sequence GTGGAAGCGAATTTCAGGATCCCACTGGGCGACTGGGTGGAAGTGGGCCTTGACTGGCTGACAACCACGCTGGATGGTTTCTTCCTTCTTGTGCGGACAGTCCTTGTTGGCGCCTATGACGGACTCGAGTGGCTGCTGCAGGCCCCTCCTTACTGGGCAATTATTGTGGTGTTTGCCGCGATTGCCTGGTGGGCGAGCGGCTGGAAGTTAGGTGTTGGTACGGCAGCTGGCTTCCTCGTGATTGTTGGCGTGAACCAATGGGAGAACGCCATGAACTCCTTGGCACTAGTTGTCATCGCCACGGTTGTGGCCGTTGTCATCAGTATCCCGCTGGGTATCTGGGCGGCCCGTTCAGATCGGGCCTCGGCCATCATCAAGCCCATATTGGACTTTATGCAGACCATGCCAGCCATGGTTTATTTGATTCCCGCGCTTGTCATGTTCCGGGTGGGCGTGGTCCCCGGCATTGTGGCCACGATCATCTTCTCGATGGCACCTGGCGTCCGCTTTACTGAGCTGGGCATCCGCGGCGTGGATAAGGAAGTTGTTGAGGCAGGGCACGCCTTTGGCTCCAGCCCGAGCAAAATCTTGCGCCAGATTCAGCTACCGCTGGCGCGCCCCACCATTATGGCCGGTGTTAACCAGGTCATCATGCTCTCGCTGTCCATGGTGGTCATTGCCGGCATGGTCGGGGCCGGCGGTTTGGGCGGAGACGTCGTTGCCAGTCTGAGCCGCATTGACGCCGGACTTGGCTTTGAGGCCGGCATTGCCGTGGTCATCCTGGCCATCTTCCTTGACCGCGTCACGGCAAGCTTCGGCACCAACGCCACCAAAAAACGCAGCAAGCAGTAA
- a CDS encoding glycine betaine ABC transporter substrate-binding protein — MNKKFLSVAAIAATLALGLSACGTGSQGAALENGDKQDLTIAVFNGWDEGIAASELWKVILDEKGYDVKLQSADVAPAYSGLSTGDYDVALDTWLPVTHKSYIEQYGDKLVDLGAWNDDAKLTISVNADAPIDSLDELAANADKFGNRIVGIEPGAGLTEITTDKVIPGYGLDKMEYLTSSTPAMLSELKTATTKGENIAVTLWRPHWAYDAFPVKDLKDPKGLLGTAEGVHTFSRMDFEKDYPTLNGWLKDFKMDTKTLASLENAMFNGEATKDYTAIIEKWIGENQEYVDSLTK, encoded by the coding sequence GTGAACAAGAAATTTTTGAGTGTAGCTGCCATTGCTGCAACATTGGCCCTGGGTTTGAGTGCCTGCGGCACGGGTAGCCAGGGGGCGGCCCTGGAGAACGGCGACAAGCAAGACCTCACCATTGCCGTCTTCAACGGCTGGGACGAAGGAATTGCGGCCTCCGAGCTGTGGAAGGTCATCCTTGATGAGAAGGGATACGACGTCAAACTGCAAAGTGCCGACGTCGCCCCTGCCTACTCTGGGCTGTCCACCGGTGACTATGACGTGGCCCTCGATACCTGGTTGCCTGTTACGCACAAGAGCTACATCGAACAGTACGGTGACAAGCTCGTCGATCTGGGCGCCTGGAATGACGATGCCAAGCTGACGATCTCCGTCAATGCTGATGCCCCGATCGATTCTCTGGACGAGCTGGCGGCCAACGCGGATAAGTTCGGCAACAGGATTGTTGGCATTGAGCCCGGTGCCGGCCTGACCGAAATCACCACGGACAAGGTCATCCCGGGCTACGGCCTGGACAAGATGGAATACCTGACCTCCTCCACCCCTGCCATGTTGTCGGAGCTGAAGACAGCCACCACCAAGGGCGAGAACATCGCAGTCACCTTGTGGCGCCCGCACTGGGCCTACGACGCGTTCCCGGTCAAGGACTTGAAGGATCCCAAGGGTCTTTTGGGTACTGCCGAAGGCGTCCACACCTTCTCCCGGATGGACTTCGAGAAGGACTACCCCACGCTGAACGGGTGGCTCAAGGACTTCAAGATGGACACCAAGACGCTGGCCTCGTTGGAGAACGCCATGTTCAACGGCGAAGCAACCAAGGATTACACCGCGATCATTGAGAAGTGGATCGGCGAGAACCAGGAATACGTGGACTCCCTCACCAAGTAA
- the nadE gene encoding ammonia-dependent NAD(+) synthetase, with protein MRELQAQIIAELGVQATIDPKAEIARRVTFLKDYLKATGTKGYVLGISGGLDSSLAGRLAQLAVEELATEGIEANFIAVRLPYGVQHDEDDAQAALKFINAKTEQTFNIAPAVDGFEAEFAKTATEDVTDFNKGNIKARSRMIAQYALAGHENLLVIGTDHAAESVTGFFTKFGDGGADILPLFTLNKRQNRALLRELGAPEQLWAKVPTADLLDGVPGRTDEDELGITYDEIDDYLEGKEVSETAAQGIEGRFLRSRHKRTVPVSLLDTWWK; from the coding sequence ATGCGCGAATTACAGGCACAGATCATTGCAGAACTTGGCGTTCAGGCCACCATTGACCCCAAGGCGGAAATCGCCCGGCGAGTGACGTTCTTGAAGGACTATCTCAAGGCCACAGGCACCAAGGGTTATGTGTTGGGCATTAGTGGCGGGCTGGATTCCTCCTTGGCCGGCCGGTTGGCACAGCTGGCGGTTGAGGAACTGGCCACGGAGGGCATCGAGGCGAACTTCATTGCCGTGCGTCTCCCCTACGGAGTTCAGCATGATGAAGATGACGCCCAAGCAGCCCTGAAGTTCATCAATGCCAAGACTGAGCAAACCTTCAACATCGCCCCGGCCGTTGACGGTTTTGAGGCCGAGTTCGCTAAGACGGCCACGGAAGATGTCACAGACTTCAATAAGGGCAATATCAAGGCGCGTAGCCGCATGATCGCCCAGTACGCATTGGCCGGACATGAGAACCTGCTGGTCATTGGAACCGACCATGCAGCAGAATCCGTCACGGGCTTCTTCACCAAGTTTGGCGACGGAGGTGCCGATATCCTGCCGCTGTTCACCTTGAACAAGCGTCAGAACCGGGCGCTGCTGCGGGAGCTCGGAGCCCCGGAACAGCTGTGGGCAAAGGTTCCCACCGCAGATCTTCTCGACGGCGTCCCCGGCCGCACCGACGAGGACGAACTCGGCATCACGTATGACGAAATTGACGACTACCTCGAGGGCAAGGAAGTCAGTGAAACTGCCGCTCAGGGCATCGAAGGCCGTTTTCTGCGCAGCCGGCACAAGCGCACCGTGCCGGTGTCCCTGCTTGACACGTGGTGGAAGTAG
- the pyrE gene encoding orotate phosphoribosyltransferase, protein MTSTLASDRARLLELVKELAVVHGKVILSSGKEADYYIDLRRITLHHEASRLAGRVMLAMLDDAGIEFETAGGLTMGADPVGTALMHAAGDAGRNIDAFVVRKAQKSYGMGRQVEGPGVDGRKVVVLEDTSTTGGSALTAIEGVRKAGGNIQAVAVIVDRDTGAKERIEAEANVPYLFIFGKDELGLS, encoded by the coding sequence ATGACCTCCACACTTGCATCCGACCGCGCCCGCCTGCTCGAACTCGTCAAGGAACTCGCCGTAGTCCACGGCAAGGTAATCCTCTCCTCCGGCAAGGAAGCCGACTACTATATCGACCTGCGCCGCATCACCCTCCACCACGAAGCTTCACGCCTCGCCGGCCGCGTCATGCTGGCCATGCTGGACGACGCCGGAATTGAGTTTGAAACCGCCGGTGGCCTGACCATGGGCGCCGACCCCGTAGGCACAGCCCTGATGCACGCAGCTGGCGACGCCGGCCGCAACATTGACGCCTTCGTGGTCCGCAAGGCGCAGAAGTCCTACGGCATGGGCCGCCAGGTTGAAGGCCCCGGTGTTGATGGCCGCAAGGTGGTCGTCTTGGAAGACACCTCCACCACGGGCGGCTCTGCACTGACCGCAATTGAAGGTGTGCGCAAGGCAGGCGGAAACATTCAGGCCGTTGCCGTGATCGTTGACCGTGACACCGGCGCCAAGGAGCGCATCGAAGCTGAAGCCAACGTTCCATACCTCTTCATTTTCGGCAAGGACGAACTCGGCCTCTCCTAG
- a CDS encoding thymidine kinase, whose amino-acid sequence MSKLYFRHGAMNSGKSTGLLQAAFNYEERGQRVLLAKPGVDTKGETSIVSRLGVSREVDFVIPPGSDVRELFAMQVRGDDPDALLEHVDMAPVACLLVDEAQFLDPAQVDDLFRVAVLDGVPVLAYGLRTDFRTRAFPGAARLLEIAHSLEELKTICRCGRKAMFNTRRVGNDVVFDGEQVAIEGSEVWYESLCGNCYLELSGGQLGS is encoded by the coding sequence TTGTCCAAGCTCTACTTCCGCCATGGCGCCATGAATTCCGGTAAATCAACCGGACTGCTGCAAGCCGCATTTAACTATGAGGAGCGCGGCCAGCGGGTTCTTCTTGCGAAGCCCGGCGTGGACACGAAAGGCGAGACGTCCATCGTCTCCCGACTTGGTGTGAGCCGTGAGGTGGATTTTGTCATCCCACCCGGTTCAGATGTTCGGGAATTGTTTGCCATGCAGGTGCGCGGCGACGATCCCGATGCGCTGCTGGAACACGTGGATATGGCTCCCGTCGCCTGCCTACTAGTGGACGAGGCGCAATTCCTGGACCCCGCCCAGGTTGATGATCTCTTCCGCGTCGCCGTGCTCGACGGCGTTCCTGTCCTGGCCTACGGGCTGCGCACCGACTTCCGTACTCGCGCCTTCCCTGGGGCCGCGCGCCTCTTGGAGATTGCGCACTCGCTCGAAGAGCTGAAGACCATTTGCCGCTGCGGGCGGAAGGCCATGTTCAACACCCGCCGGGTTGGCAACGATGTGGTGTTCGATGGCGAACAGGTGGCCATTGAAGGTTCCGAGGTCTGGTACGAATCACTCTGCGGCAACTGCTACTTGGAGCTGTCCGGGGGACAGCTGGGATCCTGA
- a CDS encoding ABC transporter substrate-binding protein, whose protein sequence is MVEKTWEQSFQELSHISSTPQASTGKDKADFGGVLVASGSSIKSGADLAGKKVAVNTLNNINDTTVRQAIRKAGGDPKTTEFIELAFPDMQAALERGQVDAILVVEPFLSRGLSAGATLIASNYVDTAPELTIGAYFSSAKTVAEKPDLVKKFTAAMKESLDFATANPDKVREVLLTYTKIDEAATKELVLPSYVSEINRPALDTLIQLSKDDGLLQADPKLDTLLP, encoded by the coding sequence TTGGTCGAGAAGACATGGGAACAATCCTTTCAGGAACTGTCTCATATCAGTAGTACACCTCAGGCGTCGACCGGTAAAGACAAGGCGGACTTCGGAGGAGTCCTGGTCGCGTCCGGTTCATCCATCAAGAGCGGAGCGGATCTGGCCGGCAAAAAGGTCGCCGTGAACACGTTGAACAACATCAACGACACCACCGTCCGACAGGCCATTCGCAAGGCAGGCGGAGATCCGAAGACCACTGAGTTCATCGAACTTGCCTTCCCGGACATGCAGGCAGCACTCGAACGCGGCCAGGTTGACGCCATCCTGGTGGTGGAGCCGTTCCTTAGCCGCGGGTTATCCGCAGGAGCCACCCTCATCGCCTCCAACTATGTTGATACGGCCCCCGAGCTGACCATCGGCGCATACTTCAGTTCCGCAAAAACAGTCGCCGAGAAGCCGGATCTGGTAAAGAAGTTCACAGCTGCGATGAAGGAGTCATTGGACTTCGCCACAGCCAACCCTGACAAGGTCCGCGAAGTCCTGCTGACCTACACCAAGATTGACGAGGCCGCAACGAAGGAACTTGTTCTGCCCAGTTACGTCTCTGAGATCAACCGGCCTGCCCTTGACACGCTGATCCAGCTTTCAAAGGACGACGGTTTGCTTCAGGCTGATCCGAAGCTTGACACCTTGTTGCCGTAA
- a CDS encoding transposase, translated as MSSRPTYSDEFKADAVALAASSGRPVALVAAELGISLTALKRWIKLSREGQEVDGRKPEVPVDTAKYKAMEVRLRELERENDFLKKVSAFFAKEQR; from the coding sequence ATGTCTTCTCGACCAACTTATTCTGATGAGTTCAAAGCCGATGCCGTTGCTTTGGCTGCTTCTTCTGGCCGCCCGGTAGCTCTTGTAGCTGCTGAGCTCGGCATCTCTCTGACCGCCCTCAAACGCTGGATCAAGCTCTCTCGAGAGGGCCAAGAAGTCGACGGCCGAAAACCGGAAGTACCGGTGGATACGGCCAAGTACAAAGCGATGGAAGTTCGCCTCCGTGAACTGGAACGGGAGAATGACTTCCTAAAAAAAGTGTCGGCGTTCTTCGCCAAAGAACAACGGTAG
- a CDS encoding IS3 family transposase, with amino-acid sequence MSYRFVQQEENAGEKVAWMCRQLGVPRSSYYRWRDATESPTTVRHRELTDQVKTFFDSSDGIFGHRMVHAKLSTAGVEISVGTVATIMAENGWAARRMRAFKRTTIPSDPDKVFKDLIGRDFTAAIPGTRMVGDITYLRTGEGWLYLATVIDLCTRMIVGWAMADHMRASLCVNALTMARDRGHLQAGAIFQSDRGTQYTSRELGAWCTGNSIRQSMGETGQCWDNAVAESAFSSLKNEFYHYYSFETRQDARRATMRYIEVFYNRWRPRTHNDGLPPATAMTNFNTQNQQQLVAA; translated from the coding sequence GTGAGCTACCGCTTTGTTCAGCAGGAGGAGAACGCTGGAGAAAAAGTAGCGTGGATGTGCCGGCAACTCGGGGTTCCACGGTCCTCGTACTACCGGTGGAGAGACGCTACTGAATCACCCACAACCGTCCGTCACCGGGAGCTAACCGATCAGGTGAAGACTTTCTTTGATTCCTCCGACGGGATCTTTGGGCACCGTATGGTTCATGCGAAACTCAGCACAGCCGGTGTTGAGATATCGGTAGGGACAGTGGCCACGATCATGGCGGAGAATGGCTGGGCAGCCAGGCGGATGCGTGCTTTCAAACGCACCACTATTCCTTCGGACCCGGATAAAGTCTTCAAGGACTTGATCGGCCGTGACTTCACCGCTGCCATCCCTGGTACCCGCATGGTGGGTGATATTACCTATCTGCGCACCGGTGAGGGGTGGCTGTATCTGGCTACCGTCATTGACCTGTGCACCCGCATGATTGTTGGCTGGGCTATGGCTGATCACATGCGCGCATCCTTGTGTGTGAATGCTTTGACGATGGCTAGAGACCGCGGCCATCTACAAGCTGGCGCAATTTTTCAGAGCGATCGTGGCACGCAATATACATCCAGAGAACTCGGTGCTTGGTGCACTGGCAACAGCATCCGCCAATCCATGGGAGAAACCGGCCAATGCTGGGACAACGCCGTGGCAGAGTCAGCGTTCTCGTCGCTGAAGAACGAGTTCTACCACTACTACAGCTTCGAAACCCGACAAGACGCCAGGCGGGCCACCATGCGCTACATCGAGGTCTTCTACAACCGATGGAGACCCC